From a single Toxoplasma gondii ME49 chromosome II, whole genome shotgun sequence genomic region:
- a CDS encoding hypothetical protein (encoded by transcript TGME49_222130), whose product MPINPEGGFETELERDLRINRKRYASRVYTNANKFLLDEKFRVFHCKRCTSHVLITDADVDSAPRRRTDNAPVFCPDKNLVKLRTKPLPEPVKVKRLKGLETQFLHACTECGQHVAYQSVPHDKGKDVPFVYLIETAVIFPKKAVKPKLRCRVCGFIPRNEQHFEDHKRDRGHWDQESGNFPAAEETNDAPLNPIIVG is encoded by the coding sequence ATGCCGATCAATCCTGAGGGCGGCTTCGAGACGGAGCTGGAGCGCGACTTGCGCATCAATCGGAAGCGCTACGCGTCTCGGGTGTACACGAACGCGAACAAGTTTCTCCTGGACGAAAAGTTCCGCGTTTTCCACTGCAAAAGATGCACGAGTCACGTCCTGATTACTGACGCAGACGTCGACTCTGCTCCGCGCCGGCGAACCGACAACGCCCCCGTTTTCTGCCCAGACAAGAACCTCGTGAAACTGCGGACGAAGCCGCTTCCAGAGCCAGTGAAAGTGAAGAGACTGAAAGGTCTCGAAACCCAGttcctgcatgcgtgtaCGGAGTGCGGCCAACATGTCGCGTATCAGTCGGTGCCGCACGACAAAGGGAAGGACGTTCCCTTCGTCTACCTCATCGAAACTGCAGTGATCTTCCCAAAAAAGGCTGTAAAACCGAAACTGAGGTGCCGCGTCTGCGGCTTCATCCCCAGGAACGAGCAACATTTCGAAGACCACAAGCGAGATCGTGGGCACTGGGACCAAGAAAGTGGAAACTTTCCGGCagccgaggagacgaacgacgCCCCCCTCAATCCTATCATTGTCGGGTGA
- a CDS encoding hypothetical protein (encoded by transcript TGME49_222120), with the protein MKAPAPAAFSFSRTDGAFASSSFPLCRSRASLHAQSSSVASPFHRHSSFSHSVAAVCPLLPAELSFTRSSRRSVSSSSPLTASFRRNKDPSVRLGASRRLRLPCASPSSSPSSSLRVSLLSSSLLPPSLSLSVIRRLPGGSGGPARLPPGHCLCSIHSTTSPSPSVSPQCPASSSSALNRRFSSSCPLSSSSSPSPSLSLRESSLLFRGEDRRYLPRIGAAGAVLRFVHNSLSDRWCVVAKPPGWSLEATSSRPSVRAVLQPLLDTAIVARACAIQTGFWAETEDRGTQRSPRSRKDSSGSSLGKAMREAVEGEMEEHEETKGIFFPMQLDADAQGLLLVATDEAMHRQLRSMLQDGHVRRDFRVLADLSTLVAPCPHSAVSHSACSLPTASLRSPGKSPASVSLESLPDASDSPTSASAFENASSSHASSSSRPSFSSSFPSEDVQFFVGGRKRRSCGGKGDAKGPREERASRWTSGLPFFAFPLRWQWSPTERLLAAHAVRSAASQCMQSSAGRERSVAAVGLHAVDGSAPSQPGSFCRGGRARGGGEEVREERGSEGEGRSSSPLDREGAREAGRRPTADGQERREAKETDWGDESTSREGKARVKDGERCRKGKQKQYGASMFSRDSNQFAFPASTELRGCLRLWDPRTGELYKRGKLKSCISAKHVKLRLRDLPEVNRLETPTDRLLRAIQKAWSGRGSKEETKRLPKSEPSLRSALQTSGNDRARPDAELKRREVLQLLDGSYVPRSLSAVLSQNALAHSSVFSSSASAVLSEHVEDLLPGLDSAQALRLLSDRRLLPSLRLVGASSLAASSCLAQTSFRLLSVSPARTLDGVLRLLGLYRVQTQEPPRSHQIRVHFSEAGCPVANDALYHPSFSTDFRRKILVSPSFPGGEAEMKEKRMPETVCAARGLPEDPFGLEGPADGETEAVAPWSLPSTLSEPHRNEDGCLSADKEATSFPVSREGLSASESLNFSQGSMFPSAAVREDDGRWTGDSNMSRSRGEPQLAANRRNCPPASEAKEETLSGHRHLPHVGGLLAYDPLEEVFPSFSISRPSQTETDNACLTPTSEARNHKNEGRGRGEASAGDLGSNGKHSDGAKCKLPEHACEVAPKDSFEADGFSAYPSLSSSFSNFESGSASVSPIDAPSPPSPFSPFHEDREGRLFLDPTTLSQTYATEHDRQSGVCASLGVQLFRLTMVDPLKPRDRVTEELVFELDTPPEWAGIHDINQSEELKLWEKAGEEFTASVPQRKHTIDAFSPLPEQLTDA; encoded by the exons ATGAAGGCGCCTGCCCCTGCggctttctccttttcgagGACGGAcggcgccttcgcttcctcctctttccccctctgccgctctcgcgcttctctccacgccCAAAGttcgtctgtcgcctctcccttccaTCGTCactcctctttttcgcacTCTGTCGCGGCTGTttgccctcttcttcccgctgAGCTCTCTTTTACGcggtcttctcgccgttctgtctcatcgtcttctcctctcactGCTTCGTTCCGTCGGAACAAGGACCCCAGCGTGCGACTCGGAGCctcgcgtcgcctccgtcttccctgcgcgtctccttcctcgtctccttcctcgtctctccgtgtctctctgctttcttcgtcaCTCCTGCCGCCATCTTTGTCCCTGTCTGTTATCCGTCGTCTCCCTGGAGGTTCGGGAGGACCTGCGCGCCTCCCCCCTGGTCACTGTCTGTGCTCGATCCACAGTACTACctcgccttccccttctgTGTCGCCTCAGTGTCCGGCTTCGTCATCTTCGGCTTTGAatcgtcgtttttcttcctcttgtcctctctcttcttcttcttctccctctccgtctctctctctgcgcgagTCTTCCCTCTTGTTTCGAGGCGAAGACCGTCGGTATTTGCCGCGCATCGGGGCGGCCGGAGCGGTGTTGCGGTTCGTCCATAATTCGCTCTCAGATCGCTGGTGCGTCGTCGCCAAGCCTCCCGGATGGTCTCTTGAAGCGACGAGCTCCCGGCCCTCCGTCCGCGCCGTCTTGCAGCCTCTGCTGGACACCGCAATTGtggcgcgtgcatgcgcgattCAAACAGGCTTCtgggcggagacagaagaccgTGGAACGCAGAGGTCGCCCCGCAGCCGAAAAGACAGCAGCGGCTCAAGTCTTGGAAAGGCAATGCGAGAAGCAGTCGAAGGCGAAATGGAGGAGcacgaggagacgaaaggcaTCTTCTTTCCTATGCAGCTCGATGCAGACGCCCAAGGACTCCTCCTGGTGGCAACAGACGAGGCAATGCATCGCCAGCTGC GGAGCATGTTGCAGGACGGGCATGTTCGGAGGGATTTCCGAGTCTTAGCCGACTTGTCCACCCTCGTCGCGCCCTGTCCTCACTCTGCCGTTTCTCActccgcatgcagtttgccgacagcctctcttcgctcaCCCGGAAAGTCacctgcttctgtctccctggaAAGCTTACCTGACGCGTCAGATTCGCCGACATCAGCTTCCGCTTTCGAGaatgcctcttcttctcatgcctcttcttcatctcgaccttctttctcttcttcctttccttctgaGGACGTGCAGTTTTTTGTGGgaggacgaaagagaaggagttGCGGCGGGAAGGGAGACGCCAAGGgtccgagagaagagcgcgcgTCTCGGTGGACTTCTGgcctgcctttcttcgcgtttcctctccgaTGGCAGTGGTCCCCGACAGAGCGGCTCTtggctgcgcatgcagttcgctCGGCAGCTagccagtgcatgcagtcgagcGCCGGACGCGAGCGGAGTGTCGCCGCTGtgggtctgcatgcagtcgacgGTTCAGCTCCCTCTCAACCTGGCTCCTTCTgcagaggagggagagcgaggggaggaggcgaggaagtccGCGAAGAGCGCgggagcgaaggcgaagggagaAGCTCTTCGCCACTTGACCGGGAAGGAGCTCGAGAGGCAGGTCGAAGGCCAACCGCAGACGggcaagagaggagagaggcgaaagagaccGATTGGGGAGACGAGAGCACGAGTCGAGAGGGGAAAGCTCGTGTgaaagacggagaacggTGTCGAAaagggaagcagaaacaaTACGGCGCTTCGATGTTTTCTCGCGACTCGAACCAGTTCGCATTTCCTGCCTCGACTGAACTGCGCggctgccttcgcctctgggATCCACGCACGGGAGAACTTTACAAGAGAGGGAAGCTGAAGTCATGCATTTCCGCGAAACATGTCAAGTTGAGACTCAGAGACCTCCCTGAGGTGAATCGTCTGGAAACGCCAACGGA CCGCCTTCTCCGAGCGATTCAGAAGGCTTGGTCTGGTCGCGGGAGCAAAGAGGAGACTAAGCGTCTCCCCAAAAGTGAACCTTCACTTCGCTCTGCTCTGCAGACTTCTGGGAACGACCGAGCGAGGCCTGATGCCGAGTTGAAGCGCCGCGAAGTTCTTCAGCTTCTGGATGGATCCTATGTCCCTCGCAGCTTGTCGGCGGTTCTCTCGCAA AACGCGCTCGCCCactcgtctgtcttctcctcgtctgcctctgccgtCCTCTCCGAGCACGTGGAAGATCTCCTGCCTGGACTTGACTCGGCACAGGCGCTTCGACTGCTTTCAGATCGGCGCCTGCTGCCGTCGCTGCGGCTCGTaggcgcgtcttctctcgcagccAGCAGCTGTCTGGCACAGACGAgcttccgtcttctttccgtATCTCCTGCAAGAACGCTCGACGGCGTTCTCCGACTCCTGGGCCTCTATCGTGTGCAGACGCAAGAGCCTCCACGGTCGCATCAGATAAGG GTTCACTTCAGTGAGGCGGGATGTCCCGTCGCCAACGACGCGCTTTACCACCCGTCCTTCTCGACAGACTTCAGACGCAAGattctcgtgtctccttcctttcccgGTGGCGAGGCGGAgatgaaagaaaaacgcatgccGGAGACCGTTTGTGCTGCTCGTGGTCTCCCTGAGGATCCATTTGGTCTGGAGGGTCCTGCGGatggagaaacggaagccGTTGCACCTTGGTCGCTTCCTTCGACCCTCTCTGAACCGCATAGGAACGAAGACGGATGTCTTTCAGCGGACAAGGAAGCCACGAGCTTTCCTGTCTCACGCGAGGGTCTCTCGGCCTCGGAAAGTTTGAATTTCAGTCAAGGAAGCATGTTTCCGTCTGCTGCAGTCCGAGAGGATGATGGCAGATGGACGGGAGATTCGAACATGTCAAGATCTCGTGGAGAGCCTCAACTCGCTGCAAACCGGCGAAACTGCCCTCCTGCGTCtgaagcgaaggaggagacgttGTCTGGACATCGCCATCTACCACATGTGGGCGGTCTTCTCGCCTACGACCCTCTGGAAGAAGtttttccctccttctcgaTTTCTCGTCCCTCGCAGACGGAAACCGACAATGCATGTTTGACTCCGACAAGTGAAGCCA GAAATCACAAAAACGAAGGTCGAGGCCGTGGCGAAGCGAGCGCGGGAGACTTGGGATCGAACGGGAAACACAGCGACGGCGCGAAGTGTAAATTGCCTGAACACGCTTGTGAGGTCGCACCGAAAGATTCGTTTGAAGCAGATGGATTTAGCGCATACCCCTCTCTTAGTTCCAGCTTTAGCAACTTCGAGAGTGgctctgcgtctgtgtctccgatCGATGCACCTTCGCCGCCATCgccgttttctccgttccacgaggacagagaagggaggctTTTCTTGGATCCAACAACGCTCTCGCAGACGTATGCCACCGAGCATGACCGGCAGTCCGGCGTGTGTGCGTCGCTCGGTGTCCAGCTGTTTCGTCTAACCATGGTAGATCCTCTGAAGCCGCGGGACCGAGTTACTGAGGAGTTGGTTTTTGAGTTAGACACGCCGCCAGAGTGGGCGGGTATCCACGATATCAACCAGTCAGAGGAACTGAAGTTGtgggagaaggcgggagaagaatTTACCGCTTCTGTCCCTCAACGCAAACACACAATCGACGCATTCTCCCCGCTACCGGAACAACTCACCGACGCGTGA